In Herpetosiphon gulosus, a single window of DNA contains:
- a CDS encoding AAA family ATPase, which translates to MHDCSLYLFGSPRLQYETQQIALGNGPLAALLVFLVLNRQQPLSRLRLAATIWPDLPEPQARRALSAALYRLRQNNPSCDEWLLANAQSLQLGPIWCDLQAFQQGAQSNQSIDWQLACQLYRDELLPDVDAEWLDGPRADLQALFAATIAKLAHHAFAQGDYIVALTSAERWQVFDPFDEQACMLLMRCHVSLGRPHLALTAYRHLCERLADDLGVEPVAETSALAEQIRAEQMLRQTTIGGSWQKIPFVGRTHERSLLLDGLDAALSHSGGLVLLDGAAGIGKTRLLHELSQAAQARGFRVAWGAGQINGGNSPYAPLDQALTQILDQSLLDQFDPITRLGLSALVPHLPQLSQHDHANRPSLPAALLNALLAATQQAPLLLVLDDMHWAQRIVFNVLQWSPSQIQALLRSRLLMILAYRGSESSHMLQALRRMRQELPVQSVKLNGLALHDFQHLVGRLWPNHVPIPSMAEIAALHALTAGNPLFLQEQLLHRGAAHEHSFQALVAQRVQALPILAHRALAAANALGRTWTLEAWRFVAGAEVDHAIPDLLDARLVAQTHAGFQFYHDLIAVAVEQSLALELSQAAVQQAANYFEQQPLCRPETIAWAYERAQRWVAAIGAYQQAGEQALQAYAYTTALDYANRALELYRQVPTDSRLELTLLRLRQRVLVFLGQLEVWRADVERLETLALSLGDQAALLEVYESRIVLSSVDSNPTEMASIAEQALDLAQAQQLPAVEARILNTYGFHLISSAAVQPRNSLPLLERAVALARSSHDDTVLVASLCSLAFAYRMLGDTSIAQRIAAEALTLTELHPYLYPARGNVLRVLSEVGISYADWETALSTMNKAIELLEALDDIWLLGVGLFMSTFITTALGLTEMAQATTQRIRQMLRDSKMPPNSNWSFFAHSVTILVALEAGDFEQAETVVQEVQPWLDQAHQQGAGLYLLSAIGAMEIFRNRPDQALPLLRRATAMWQQARSAFLQPILMHALAAQLCGFAAEAQAMLAEAEAMYDPKELFYADVLLHFTRFWVYGDRVHLQNAYSSIHNQANRFRDPTLRDSFINNVKLHGMVLQLQRVAPLAGAIRSMAGLWMRLTRVYGRTQMLSEGGYIQRKVLLVRSDVPLGKSLSHTDRVEVIWTLHAPEDNRFNDRSELRMHRLQRLLDEADDAGAAPTDDDLADALAVSRRTIIRDIALLQSQGSAVSTRRRRVVGEE; encoded by the coding sequence ATGCACGATTGCTCGCTCTACCTATTTGGCTCGCCGCGCCTCCAATATGAAACCCAACAGATTGCGCTTGGCAATGGTCCGCTAGCCGCGTTATTAGTTTTTTTAGTCTTAAACCGTCAGCAGCCCCTTAGCCGCCTACGTTTGGCGGCAACAATTTGGCCCGATTTGCCCGAACCACAAGCACGACGCGCACTCTCAGCGGCACTCTATCGGCTACGCCAAAATAACCCAAGTTGTGATGAATGGCTCTTGGCAAATGCCCAAAGCTTGCAATTAGGCCCAATTTGGTGCGATCTCCAAGCGTTTCAGCAAGGGGCGCAAAGTAATCAGAGCATCGATTGGCAATTGGCATGTCAATTATATCGTGATGAATTATTGCCTGATGTTGATGCCGAATGGCTGGATGGCCCTCGCGCAGATTTGCAAGCACTATTTGCTGCCACGATTGCTAAACTGGCCCACCATGCCTTTGCCCAAGGCGATTATATTGTGGCGCTAACGAGTGCTGAGCGTTGGCAAGTATTCGATCCCTTCGATGAACAAGCTTGTATGCTACTGATGCGTTGCCACGTAAGCCTTGGCCGCCCGCACTTGGCATTAACCGCCTATCGTCATTTGTGCGAACGTTTGGCTGATGATTTGGGCGTTGAGCCAGTTGCCGAAACTAGTGCCCTCGCCGAGCAAATTCGGGCTGAACAAATGTTACGCCAAACCACGATTGGCGGTAGTTGGCAGAAAATACCATTTGTGGGACGCACGCATGAACGTTCGTTGTTGCTCGATGGCTTGGATGCTGCCTTGAGTCATAGTGGTGGCTTGGTGTTGCTCGATGGAGCCGCTGGAATTGGTAAAACCCGTTTATTGCACGAATTGAGCCAAGCTGCTCAGGCGCGTGGTTTTCGGGTGGCTTGGGGTGCGGGCCAAATTAATGGTGGCAATTCGCCCTATGCTCCACTTGATCAAGCCCTGACCCAAATTCTTGATCAAAGCCTGCTTGATCAATTTGATCCGATTACACGGCTTGGTTTGTCGGCGCTTGTGCCACATTTGCCCCAATTGAGTCAGCATGATCACGCCAATCGTCCGAGTTTGCCAGCGGCATTGTTGAATGCTTTACTCGCAGCGACCCAGCAAGCACCATTATTATTGGTACTTGATGATATGCATTGGGCGCAACGGATTGTATTTAATGTGCTGCAATGGTCGCCGAGCCAAATTCAGGCACTCTTACGCTCACGTTTATTGATGATCTTGGCCTATCGCGGCAGCGAATCGAGCCATATGCTGCAAGCCTTACGCCGTATGCGCCAAGAATTGCCAGTTCAATCAGTTAAGTTAAATGGCTTGGCGCTGCACGATTTTCAACATCTGGTGGGGCGTTTGTGGCCGAATCATGTGCCGATTCCGAGCATGGCCGAAATTGCTGCTTTACATGCCTTAACTGCGGGCAACCCACTCTTTTTGCAAGAGCAATTATTACATCGTGGCGCTGCCCATGAGCACTCGTTTCAAGCCTTGGTGGCTCAGCGGGTGCAGGCTTTGCCGATTTTGGCCCATCGGGCTTTGGCGGCGGCGAATGCCTTGGGCCGCACTTGGACATTAGAGGCTTGGCGGTTTGTCGCAGGTGCTGAGGTTGATCATGCGATCCCTGATCTTTTAGATGCACGGCTAGTGGCGCAGACCCATGCCGGGTTTCAGTTTTACCACGATCTGATTGCCGTTGCGGTTGAGCAAAGTTTAGCGCTTGAGTTATCCCAAGCAGCGGTGCAGCAGGCCGCCAATTATTTTGAGCAACAGCCGTTGTGTCGGCCCGAAACGATTGCGTGGGCCTATGAGCGAGCGCAACGCTGGGTAGCGGCAATTGGAGCCTATCAACAAGCGGGCGAACAAGCCTTGCAAGCCTATGCCTACACGACTGCGCTTGATTATGCCAATCGGGCTTTGGAATTGTATCGTCAAGTGCCAACTGATAGTCGTTTGGAACTGACCTTATTGCGCTTGCGTCAGCGGGTTTTAGTATTTTTGGGCCAACTAGAAGTTTGGCGAGCCGACGTTGAACGCCTAGAAACCTTGGCCTTGAGTTTGGGCGATCAAGCAGCCTTGCTCGAAGTGTATGAGAGTCGGATTGTGCTCTCTTCGGTTGATTCTAACCCAACTGAAATGGCGAGCATTGCCGAACAAGCCTTGGATTTGGCGCAAGCTCAGCAATTGCCTGCGGTTGAAGCCCGCATTTTAAATACCTATGGTTTTCATTTAATTAGTAGTGCCGCAGTCCAGCCACGCAACAGTTTGCCCTTGCTTGAACGGGCGGTTGCCCTAGCCCGTAGCAGCCACGATGATACAGTCTTAGTGGCTTCGCTCTGCTCGTTAGCCTTTGCCTACCGAATGCTGGGCGATACCAGCATAGCCCAGCGGATTGCCGCCGAAGCCTTGACTTTGACCGAATTACACCCCTATTTGTATCCAGCCCGCGGCAATGTGCTGCGGGTCTTGAGCGAAGTTGGCATTAGTTATGCCGATTGGGAAACCGCTCTCAGCACCATGAACAAAGCGATTGAATTGCTCGAAGCGCTTGATGATATTTGGCTTTTGGGTGTGGGTTTGTTCATGTCAACTTTTATCACAACCGCGCTTGGCTTGACTGAAATGGCCCAAGCGACGACCCAGCGCATTCGCCAGATGCTTCGTGATTCCAAAATGCCGCCCAATTCCAATTGGTCGTTTTTTGCGCATAGCGTCACAATTTTGGTGGCCTTAGAAGCTGGCGATTTTGAGCAAGCCGAAACGGTGGTGCAAGAAGTTCAGCCTTGGCTTGATCAGGCGCATCAACAAGGCGCAGGTTTATATCTGCTCTCAGCAATTGGCGCAATGGAGATTTTTCGCAATCGGCCCGACCAAGCTTTACCTTTGTTGCGACGGGCTACAGCCATGTGGCAACAAGCGCGATCGGCATTTTTGCAACCAATTTTGATGCATGCCTTAGCGGCGCAATTATGTGGTTTTGCTGCCGAAGCTCAAGCGATGTTGGCCGAAGCCGAGGCTATGTACGACCCCAAAGAGCTGTTTTATGCCGATGTATTGCTGCATTTCACCCGGTTTTGGGTTTATGGTGATCGAGTTCATTTGCAAAATGCCTACAGCTCAATTCACAATCAGGCCAATCGTTTCCGCGATCCAACCCTACGTGATTCATTTATCAACAATGTTAAGTTGCATGGCATGGTGCTGCAATTACAGCGCGTCGCGCCGCTGGCTGGGGCGATTCGCTCGATGGCCGGCCTATGGATGCGCCTAACGCGGGTGTATGGTCGTACCCAAATGCTTTCTGAGGGTGGCTATATTCAGCGTAAAGTGTTGTTAGTTCGCTCCGATGTGCCCTTGGGTAAATCACTGAGCCACACCGATCGGGTTGAAGTGATTTGGACGTTGCATGCGCCTGAGGATAATCGCTTTAATGATCGCAGTGAATTACGAATGCATCGTTTGCAACGCCTGCTTGATGAAGCCGACGATGCTGGAGCCGCCCCAACCGACGACGATTTAGCTGATGCCTTGGCGGTCAGTCGGCGCACAATCATTCGTGATATAGCTTTGTTGCAATCCCAAGGCTCAGCTGTGAGTACCCGCCGCCGTCGTGTAGTGGGCGAGGAATAA
- a CDS encoding twin-arginine translocase TatA/TatE family subunit produces the protein MSLGVPELLIILAIVIVLFGASRIGDLGGAMGRGIREFRRGVRDEDATPPTDASKNESK, from the coding sequence ATGTCTTTAGGTGTACCAGAACTACTCATTATTTTAGCAATTGTGATTGTATTGTTTGGCGCTTCGCGGATTGGCGATCTTGGTGGGGCGATGGGCCGTGGCATTCGCGAGTTTCGCCGTGGTGTACGCGATGAAGATGCCACACCACCAACCGATGCTAGCAAAAACGAATCGAAATAA